From the bacterium genome, the window AAATACGACCGGATTATCATCTCGAATAGATGCCTTTAGCAGCCCTTTTGCATCATATGGAGTTGAAGGCATTACAAGATATAATCCAGGTACGTGCATTATCCATGCCTCAAGACTTTGAGAGTGATGAGCTGCAATACATCTGCCGGCTCCACCTTCAGTTCTGAGCACCATGGGAACAGTAGTTTTCCCGCCAAACATATATCTCATTTTTGCTGCCTGATTTACAAGCTGGTCCATTGCCTGAGTAATAAAATCAATATACATGATCTCTGCAATTGGTCTCATGCCTGTTATTGCAGCGCCAATAGCAGCGCCAACTATAGCTGATTCAGATATTGCTGTATCCCTTACCCTATCCTCTCCAAACTGTTCATATAATCCTTTTGTTGCTCCATAAGCTCCTCCATATATCGCTACATCCTCTCCCATAACAAAAACTTTTTCGTCTCTTTCCATTTCTTCCCGCATAGCTTCAACAAGTGCATCCTTATATAGTATTTCTCTCATCTTATGGCACCTCCATTTACTAGCTCCGTTGGAGATGGAGCATAAATATCATCTCTTAGTTCTTTAACATTAGGATATGGGCTTTCAACAGCAAATTTCTCTGCGCTTTCCACGTCCTCCTCAGCCTGTTTCTCAATTTGAGCAATCTCTTGCTCAGTAAAAATTTTATTATCTACTAATTTTTTACTGAACTGCTTAATAGGACACTTATTCCTCCATTCCTTTTCCTCTTCTTTTGTCCTGTACGCCCTGGGATCACTTCTTGAATGGCCAAAATATCTATATGTCTTGCATTCCACAAGTGTAGGGCCATCTCCCTTGCGAGCTCTCTCAACAGCTTTTTTTATGGTTTCCCGAACAGCAAGTACATCCATGCCATCACAAATCATGCTTGGTATGTCATACGCCTTGGCTTTATCAGCCATGTCCTGAACTGCTGAACACCTGCTTGCAGCAACACTCATTCCGTACAGATTATTCTCACATACAAATACAACTGGAAGTTTCCACACAGCTGCCATATTCAGCGACTCGTGGAAAACACCGTTATTTGATGCGCCGTCTCCAAAGAAACACAGGACAACCTGGGAAGTTTTTCTCATCTTTACAGATAGAGCTGCTCCAACTGCGACAGGAACATTGCTGCAAACTATACCTGTCGCTCCAAGATTTCCCGCTGTAACGTCTGCAATGTGCATGGAACCTCCTCTTCCTTTGCAGTATCCTGTTGCTTTACCGCAAAGTTCTGCCATCATTTCAGGGAGTTTGCCGCCTTTTGCAAGACAATGTCCATGACCTCGATGTGTGCTTGTGATGTAATCATCCGGCTTTATTGCACTGCACGCTCCTACTGCAACAGCTTCCTCTCCTGCATAGAGATGTGACGCGCCTTTTATTACGTTTCTCGCAAGCAGTTCCATAACCTTTTCCTCAAATAGGCGTATCTCCATCATCTTACGAAGATAACCGATCAATTCTTCTTTAGATTCTTTCATGCAATTCTGCTCCTTTATGTTTATGGTTTTACAATTATTTTCATTTCTTTTCCTGTCTCTGCTCTCGCTATTGCTTCTCTCAAGTCGTCAAGTTTAAACTCCTTTGTTATGTATTTTTTTATCTTTATCTTCCCGCTTGATATTAAGTCTATAGCTATCTGATTATGACAAGGGCTGGATCCATGCGTTCCGGTTATAGAGCACTCTTTATAATGAACAGCATTACTATCAAACTGTATATATGGATTATCCTTTGGCAACCCGCCAAAAAAGTTTACATTTCCAAGATTTGCAACCATTTCAATTGCGTCTTGTTGTGCCTTGCCAACCCCACATGCAACTATAACTTTATCTGCTCCTCTGCCATCAGTAAATCTTCTAACCAGTTTTATACTATCTTCTCTAGATGGATTGATAAATAAGTCAACCTCTACAGTCTTTTTTGCAAGCTCCAATCTTTCCTCTGACACTTCTATCATTACAGTCTTTGTTGCTCCTCTTGCACGAGCAAGTTCTGTATGCAAACACCCCATAGGTCCAGCCCCTATTACTACAACAATATCCCCCATACCTACATTTGAAAGCTCCTGTGCATTTATAACACAGGCTAGAGGCTCTGCGAGTGCTCCTTCTTCAAACGAAACATTATCAGGCAGAAAATTTACACATCCATTATCTACAGCAACTTTTGGGACAATCATATACTCCGCAAATCCACCATTCCAGAAATAGCCAATTGCCTGCAGGTTTTCGCACATTGCCTGCTTGCCGCGATGGCAGTAATAGCAGTCTCCACATGGAACAGCTGGCGCAACTGCAATTCTATTACCCACTTTATATTTAGAGACATTCTCTCCAACTGCAGTTATCTCTCCTGTCAGCTCATGTCCTGTAACACGCGGAAAAGTAATAAGCCTGTGCCCATGATGAAAAATCTTTATGTCAGTCCCACATATAGCACACGCTTCTATTTTTATCAGTATCTCCCCAACCTGCGGTTTTGGAGTAGCGATTTCTGTAATCCTGAGTTTCTCAATATCTTCCAGCAGAGCTACTTTCATATCAATCCTCCTTTAACAAGTTTTGCTATTTTGCCTTGCGAATCAATTTTACAAATATTCTTAAGAACCCAATCTATTCCTTTTTGTTTGATTGAATTCGAAAGCTTGCAAGCATATATATCTTCTGAATAATCATATTTCAGTGCTGCTGCGATTCCTTTACATATATTTACAGGTTCTATCCCATACTCTAAAACCAGTTTTGCAGAGCCTATTAAACGGTCATTCGGCCCCAGTTTGCGTATTGGGTCTCTTCCAACCCTGTATATTGTATCTCCAAGTGCTTTATTAGCGAACCTGTACAATAGATCATCAACATGTTCATAGTGCTTTTGCGAATTAAAACTATGTTTCTTAATAAGCGCTTCCCCTGTTTCTCTTAAAGCTCCTGTCACAACAGAGTATATCTCTTTATCTTCCAGTGCTTCCCATACAAACTCATATCCCTTTTGATAACCAAGGTAAGCACATATAGAATGTCCCGCGTTATGTGTATATATCTTTCTTTCCTCATAAGCAGCTATGTTGTCATAGGGAACCATGTCTCTTATATCAGGTATTTCACCAATAAACCCTTTTCTGTCAACAGGAAGTGTACAATACTCTTCAACAGCAATATAAAGAGGATCTTTCCCCTGAATATCCTGAGGAACCACTGGAACCATCCTGCTGACAACTGACTCCACGAGTCCCAGATTCCTTTTCGCATAATCCCACAGAGTCTTATCAATAGATTTCAGAATGAGCTTTCTAAATACCTGACCAGCGCATAAGAGGTTTTCACATATTATAATGTTAAGGGGATTTGTTATATTGCCCTTTTTTCTTTCTACCAGTCCCTCTGCTATGAGCGGAGCTATCTTGGACAGGACACTGTTACCAACAGATGTTGCCGCAATGTCTGCAGAGGCAAGTTCTGAAGCTACCGCTTCAATGTCTCTTGCATTTATTGCTCTGATATTATGAATCTTTAGGGATGATGGTCTTTCTCCAACTATGTTGATTGTATAAAAACCTTCTTGATTTATTGCTGATACAACCTCATTTCTTATATCCACAAATACTGTTTCATATCCAGACTGGAAGAAAAGCTGTCCTATAAATCCTCTTCCAATATTTCCTGCGCCAAACTGTACAGCTTTTTTCATACAGTAATTACCTCTATCCCCTTTTTCTGAAGCTTTCTTACTAAATTTTTAGAAACACAAGTATTTGTAATCAGTTTGTCAATAACGTCTATAGAAGCTACATTTGCAAATGCCAGTTTACCAATTTTACTATAATCTGCAACAACAATCACCTCTTTTGCTCTTTCAATCATAGACCTCTTTGTTTTTGCCTCGATAACATCTGTTGTTGTAAGCCCTTCTTCATATGTTAGACCAATTGTGCCTGTAAACAACTTATCAATATGTAAATTTTCTAGTGTCTGGTCTGAAATAGGTCCTACAAGTGTCATGTTCATTCTGCGCAGGTTCCCGCCTGTTACAACAACATTAACGTCTGGTAAGTTTGCCAGCTCAGCAATTATTTTTACTGAATTTGTAACAACAGTTAAGTTCGCCATATTCGGCAAAGTTCGCGCTATTTCAAGGGTTGTGGTGCCGCCATCGAATGCAATTGTATCGCCTTCTCGTATCATTTGAACTGCCTGCTTTGCTATTTGCGATTTTTCCTCCCTGAATTGAACTTCCTTTTCTGATAGAGGAGGTTCAAAACGCACAGAATCAATATTAATCGCCCCACCGTGTGTTCTCTGAATCAGCCCGTTTTTCTCCAGTGTGTGCAGGTCTCTTCTTATAGTTGATTCTGACACATTAAACTGTGTGCTTAATTCTGGCACAGATATCCTCTTCTTGCTACGTAAGATTTCCTTTATTTTTTCCTGTCTTTCATGCGTGAACATGCTCATTCCTGCTCATATTTGCTTGTTTTTGAATAGTATCATGCTCATATTTGCTTGTCAAGAATTTTTTAACTTTGTTCTTTTTTTGTTCAAAAAAGTATGGTATTTTAGGCAAAGAAGATAACTTCAAAATACAAAGTTCGTGTATTACTTGTTCGTTCACAACGAGAAAGCGTTAGGCAAGTGGCAAAAATTCGACCCAACATCCTTTTTATCATGTCTGACGACCACGCATCGCATGCCATGAGCTGCTATGGGAGTAGAATCAACAAGACTCCTAACCTAGATCGTATTGCTAAGGGAGGAATGCGGTTCAACAACTGCTTCTGTACGAACTCGATTTGCACACCGAGCCGTGCGACCATTCTCACCGGAACCTACAATCACGTAAATGAAGTCACTACGCTCTCTACGCCGATGGACAATCGTCTGAAGACCTTTCCCAAGCTGCTTCAGGAAAGCGGATACCAGACCGCAATTTTTGGCAAGTGGCATCTAGGCACCGGCATGGAGCATTGCCCAACTGGTTTTGACGACTGGGCGGTACTTCCAGGACAAGGACTGTATCATAACCCGGAATTCATCTTCAAAGGGCCGGATGGTGGCACCAGACGAACGATACCAGGCTATGTGACTGACCTCATTACAGACATGAGTCTCAACTGGCTGAAGGAACGAGATCAGAGCCGTCCGTTCTGTCTGCTCTATCATCACAAGGCCCCTCATCGAGAATGGGAATCAGATGAGAAGCATGCTCACATGTTTCTCAATGAGAAAATTCTTGAACCTGATACGCTATACGACGATTATTCTAACCGCGCTACAGCTGCAGCTGCAGCTAAAATGCGGGTAGGCGTTCACATGAACGAGAAAGATCTCAAATGCCGCATTAACAGGACACTTCCGGAGCGAGAATTGCGGAAGTGGGCATACCAGCGATACATCAAGGACTATCTTCGGGTAATTGCCAGTATAGATGATAATGTTGGTCGTGTACTTAACTGGCTTGATGATGAAGGACTCAGTGACAATACAGTCGTCATATATACGTCTGACCAAGGCTTCTTTCTCGGTGATCACGGCTGGTACGACAAGCGCTTTATGTATGAGGAATCGCTTCGCATGCCGTTTATTCTTCGCTATCCGAAAGAAGTCAATCCCGGGACCATAAATGATGACATTGTAGTGAATGTGGATTTTGCACCCCTTTTCATGGATCTTGCAGGGATACCAATCCCCGATGACTTCCAAGGACGAAGCTTCTGTCCACTTTTGTACGCCGAAAAGCTGTCGGATTGGCGTCAGGCAATGTACTACCGATACTGGATGCACAAGGATACATCACACAACGTATATGCCCACTATGGTATCCGCACGAAACGGCACAAGCTTATCTATTATTACTCCGACGCGCTTGGGCAACCTGGTGCATTTGATGAATCGTATGAACCCGAGTGGGAACTATTTGATTTGCTGGAGGACCCCCATGAACTTCACAATGTGTATGATGATCCAAGGTATGCGAATGTTGCGAAAGAGCTGAAACTCGAACTTCATCGCCTTCAGAAGGAAGTCGGTGACGAACGCTATGTCAAAGACATTAGCTAACATACAGACAGGATGAAACCATTTTCTCTTTTAATAAAACCTGCATCTGCTGACTGTAATCTGCACTGTCCGTATTGTTTTTATCTGGATCGGAGTACTCTCTATCCTGAATCAAAACGTCATCACATGTCCGATAAGGTACTTGCGCAAATGATTTCCAGCTATATGAAAACAGAGCAGAACCAGTATGTTTTTGGCTGGCAGGGTGGTGAGCCAACGCTTATGGGTGTGGATTTTTTCCGCAGGATAACCGACCTGCAGCAGAAATATGGTAAGAATGGGGCTTTGGTCGCAAACGGACTTCAAACAAATGCTACATTAATTGACGGGAAATTTGCAAAGCATCTTGCGAAATACAAATTTTTAGTAGGAGTCAGTCTTGACGGGTCAGAGAATATTCATAACCGCTACAGAATTACTGCTGATGGACGTGGATCATATACAGATGTTTTAAGAGGCATAGAACATCTAAAACAGAACAATGTGGAGTTTAACATTCTGACTCTCATTACTTCGGCAAATGTAAAAAAAGCTAAGGAAGTTTATAGTTTTCTCTGCGATATGGGATTTTTCTATCATCAATATATTCCCTGTGTGGAGTTTGACAATAAAGGACACCCCATGCCTTTTTCAATTAGTGGAGAGGAATGGGGTAATTTTCTATGTGAGATATTTGATGAATGGATCAAAAGGGATACGAGAAAAGTCTCTGTACGTCTGTTTGATTCTATTCTCACATTGATTGTAGACGGTGTATATAATGTCTGTCATATGGGAGATAACTGCTGTCAGTATTTTGTTGTTGAATATAATGGAGATATATATCCGTGTGATTTCTTTGTTGACGGGAATAAAAAATTTGGAAACGCAATGAATGATTCATGGGAAGAGCTTCTGGCTTCTCCAAAGTACACAGAATTTGGCAAAAAGAAAGCCCTCTGGAATAAGGAGTGTGACAGGTGTGAATATCTTAAATACTGCTTAGGTGATTGTTTAAAGCATCGTCTAAGAGATAACTCAAGAAATTTGAGCTGGCTATGCAGTGGATGGAAGCGTTTCTTTAATCACGCGCTTCCTGAGCTTGAGAAGCTTGCCTCATCAATAAAGAAAGAAAGACAAATCCAACAGCTTGCCAATCAAAGGGATATGCAAAACAGGTTTTCTCATATGAAAATAGGCAGAAATGAACCCTGCCCATGCGGAAGCGGCAAAAAGTACAAGAAATGCTGCGGGATTAATTAATGGCAGTGTATAAAGCCTCTGCTATAACCAGATGTCCGGTGAGGTTTGGGTGAACAGGCTCTGCGCAAAATGTATCAGGCTCATGATTTTTGAGCAGCCGTTGATATATCTTGTGTGTCTTGATGTGAAGCGCGTTATATTTCATACTAAGTTCATCAACAATCTGCAAGTATTCCGGCAATAATTTCAAAACAGCACTACGGAATGAGCTTGGCGAAGTCTCATTGCTTATATAAAAAGGATCTATGAGAATAAGTTTACACGCAGGTAAAGCAGATATAGTTCGTGAGATAATATCCTGATATGCCTCTCTGTATAACTCTGGAGGGACTGCATCTGAACTTCGCCTTAGAGTTCTGTGAATATCATTTATACCAATCTTAATCGAAAGCCAGTCAGGTTTATTACGCAAAACATCGTCATTCCAGCGATTTCTTAGCCCTGTAACAACATCACCGCCTATACCTTTATTAATAACAGTTATAGCTTTTTGATGTTCTCGAATTATTAACATATCCGAGAAGAATTTGACGTAGCCGTTACCCAATGGGCGTTCAGTCGTACGTCTTCCACAATCCGTAATACTGTCTCCTATAAAAAGAACCGATTGTCCATCTCTGATTTTCATTTTGCCTCCCTGTTACGTTCTTAACAATTAACAGTAGAGATTGTATGATTCCGTTGTCTGTGTGTCAATGTGAAAATCAATTCGTACGTTTGACGGAGTAATAATATTAAAGTATAATTCCTTAAATGTACTATTTATTAGCCCCTTTAGCTGGCGTATTTGCAGGAATCGGATCAGGGCTTTTGGGCATGGGAGGAGGTTCAATTCTTGTCCCTGTTCTGCTGTTTGTCTTCCAATTGCCCATTAAAGAGGCAATTGGAACAAGCCTTTATATAATTGTACTTACTGCTATATCAGCAATAATTGTGCATTGGAAAGAAAATCAGATTAATTTAAAACTGGCTGTTGTTATGTCTTTAACTGGGATTATTGGTGCCCAGCTTGG encodes:
- a CDS encoding mannitol-1-phosphate 5-dehydrogenase, with protein sequence MKKAVQFGAGNIGRGFIGQLFFQSGYETVFVDIRNEVVSAINQEGFYTINIVGERPSSLKIHNIRAINARDIEAVASELASADIAATSVGNSVLSKIAPLIAEGLVERKKGNITNPLNIIICENLLCAGQVFRKLILKSIDKTLWDYAKRNLGLVESVVSRMVPVVPQDIQGKDPLYIAVEEYCTLPVDRKGFIGEIPDIRDMVPYDNIAAYEERKIYTHNAGHSICAYLGYQKGYEFVWEALEDKEIYSVVTGALRETGEALIKKHSFNSQKHYEHVDDLLYRFANKALGDTIYRVGRDPIRKLGPNDRLIGSAKLVLEYGIEPVNICKGIAAALKYDYSEDIYACKLSNSIKQKGIDWVLKNICKIDSQGKIAKLVKGGLI
- a CDS encoding sulfatase, producing MAKIRPNILFIMSDDHASHAMSCYGSRINKTPNLDRIAKGGMRFNNCFCTNSICTPSRATILTGTYNHVNEVTTLSTPMDNRLKTFPKLLQESGYQTAIFGKWHLGTGMEHCPTGFDDWAVLPGQGLYHNPEFIFKGPDGGTRRTIPGYVTDLITDMSLNWLKERDQSRPFCLLYHHKAPHREWESDEKHAHMFLNEKILEPDTLYDDYSNRATAAAAAKMRVGVHMNEKDLKCRINRTLPERELRKWAYQRYIKDYLRVIASIDDNVGRVLNWLDDEGLSDNTVVIYTSDQGFFLGDHGWYDKRFMYEESLRMPFILRYPKEVNPGTINDDIVVNVDFAPLFMDLAGIPIPDDFQGRSFCPLLYAEKLSDWRQAMYYRYWMHKDTSHNVYAHYGIRTKRHKLIYYYSDALGQPGAFDESYEPEWELFDLLEDPHELHNVYDDPRYANVAKELKLELHRLQKEVGDERYVKDIS
- a CDS encoding DeoR/GlpR family DNA-binding transcription regulator; its protein translation is MSMFTHERQEKIKEILRSKKRISVPELSTQFNVSESTIRRDLHTLEKNGLIQRTHGGAINIDSVRFEPPLSEKEVQFREEKSQIAKQAVQMIREGDTIAFDGGTTTLEIARTLPNMANLTVVTNSVKIIAELANLPDVNVVVTGGNLRRMNMTLVGPISDQTLENLHIDKLFTGTIGLTYEEGLTTTDVIEAKTKRSMIERAKEVIVVADYSKIGKLAFANVASIDVIDKLITNTCVSKNLVRKLQKKGIEVITV
- the pdhA gene encoding pyruvate dehydrogenase (acetyl-transferring) E1 component subunit alpha, with product MKESKEELIGYLRKMMEIRLFEEKVMELLARNVIKGASHLYAGEEAVAVGACSAIKPDDYITSTHRGHGHCLAKGGKLPEMMAELCGKATGYCKGRGGSMHIADVTAGNLGATGIVCSNVPVAVGAALSVKMRKTSQVVLCFFGDGASNNGVFHESLNMAAVWKLPVVFVCENNLYGMSVAASRCSAVQDMADKAKAYDIPSMICDGMDVLAVRETIKKAVERARKGDGPTLVECKTYRYFGHSRSDPRAYRTKEEEKEWRNKCPIKQFSKKLVDNKIFTEQEIAQIEKQAEEDVESAEKFAVESPYPNVKELRDDIYAPSPTELVNGGAIR
- a CDS encoding alpha-ketoacid dehydrogenase subunit beta, which encodes MREILYKDALVEAMREEMERDEKVFVMGEDVAIYGGAYGATKGLYEQFGEDRVRDTAISESAIVGAAIGAAITGMRPIAEIMYIDFITQAMDQLVNQAAKMRYMFGGKTTVPMVLRTEGGAGRCIAAHHSQSLEAWIMHVPGLYLVMPSTPYDAKGLLKASIRDDNPVVFIEHKMLYGMKGEVPEADYIIPLGVADIKKKGSDVTIVAYSRQLHVAMEAATELEKDNISAEVIDPRTLKPLDIDTILTSVKKTSKLVIVSEGYKTGNVASEIAMLVMEHGFDLLDAPVKRVCAVDVPVPMSPVLEDAAIPNKQNVINAVKEICQ
- a CDS encoding zinc-dependent dehydrogenase, which produces MKVALLEDIEKLRITEIATPKPQVGEILIKIEACAICGTDIKIFHHGHRLITFPRVTGHELTGEITAVGENVSKYKVGNRIAVAPAVPCGDCYYCHRGKQAMCENLQAIGYFWNGGFAEYMIVPKVAVDNGCVNFLPDNVSFEEGALAEPLACVINAQELSNVGMGDIVVVIGAGPMGCLHTELARARGATKTVMIEVSEERLELAKKTVEVDLFINPSREDSIKLVRRFTDGRGADKVIVACGVGKAQQDAIEMVANLGNVNFFGGLPKDNPYIQFDSNAVHYKECSITGTHGSSPCHNQIAIDLISSGKIKIKKYITKEFKLDDLREAIARAETGKEMKIIVKP
- a CDS encoding anaerobic sulfatase maturase — protein: MKPFSLLIKPASADCNLHCPYCFYLDRSTLYPESKRHHMSDKVLAQMISSYMKTEQNQYVFGWQGGEPTLMGVDFFRRITDLQQKYGKNGALVANGLQTNATLIDGKFAKHLAKYKFLVGVSLDGSENIHNRYRITADGRGSYTDVLRGIEHLKQNNVEFNILTLITSANVKKAKEVYSFLCDMGFFYHQYIPCVEFDNKGHPMPFSISGEEWGNFLCEIFDEWIKRDTRKVSVRLFDSILTLIVDGVYNVCHMGDNCCQYFVVEYNGDIYPCDFFVDGNKKFGNAMNDSWEELLASPKYTEFGKKKALWNKECDRCEYLKYCLGDCLKHRLRDNSRNLSWLCSGWKRFFNHALPELEKLASSIKKERQIQQLANQRDMQNRFSHMKIGRNEPCPCGSGKKYKKCCGIN
- a CDS encoding SGNH/GDSL hydrolase family protein — encoded protein: MKIRDGQSVLFIGDSITDCGRRTTERPLGNGYVKFFSDMLIIREHQKAITVINKGIGGDVVTGLRNRWNDDVLRNKPDWLSIKIGINDIHRTLRRSSDAVPPELYREAYQDIISRTISALPACKLILIDPFYISNETSPSSFRSAVLKLLPEYLQIVDELSMKYNALHIKTHKIYQRLLKNHEPDTFCAEPVHPNLTGHLVIAEALYTAIN